The Haloarcula litorea genome contains the following window.
CCGACCGTACGACGCTGTTCGACGTCCTCGACTTCGACCAGATGGAGTCGGTGAACAACATCATCGTCAAGCACGAGGAATTCGACATCCTTCCCGCCAGCGAGAAGCTCGCGAACAACAAGAACATCCAGACCCTGCTAGAGGCGCCGAAGAGTCGCGAGCGGCTGGAGATGACACTCGACGAGCTCGACAAGGACTATGACTACATCATCGTCGACACGCCGCCATCCCTGAACGTTCTCACCGACAACGCCCTGGTCGCGACCGGCAACGTCGTCATCCCCGTCATTCCCGAGAAGCTCAACGCCAACAGCCTCCAGATTTTCGCAAAGCAGCTGAGTTCCCTCGAACAGGCATACGGAGACATCAATCGGCTCGCGATTGTCTGTAACCGCGTCGAGCAGAACGCTGAACACCGCGACACCATCGAGGAGATCAAGTCGGCGTACTCCCTCCCGGTGTTCGAAATCCCGAAGCGGACCGACCTCTCCCAGTCGATCGGCGAGGGGGTGTCCGTCTTTGGCTTCGGCAAGGAGAACCAGCGCGTCGAGGATGCACGTGACCTGTTCAACGAGATTGCCGACCTGTTCGACGAGACGTTTGAGAAGACTGCCCCTGAGGAGGTGGAAGCATGAGCGACGGCTGGGGTGATGCTTCCGGCATCGAGGGCAACTACGAAGAGGAGGACGACGAGGCTGATTCCAGCGAAACGAGTGAGGTGAGTGAAACGGTGGAAACCAGTTCATCGACCGAAACGACCGAATCGACTTCAACGAGTGAAACGAACGAAACGAGCAAAACGAAGACGAATATCAAGGACGAATGGAACGGGCGGACGATCTACATACCCGACGATGTCCTCGACGAGATGGAAGATACCTACCTCGAGTCCCAGCTAAAGCTCCGCAAGGCGGGCCAGGACGAGTTCAAGAAGAACCGCCACTTCTACCCGCTACTCGTCCAGTTCGGTGTTGAGGCGCTCTCTGAGGCGGATGCCGAGGAAATCCAGGATCGGCTTTCGGAACTCGGCGACGAATGACCTCTCGGAGAACGAGGCCTGAGATTTTGTATAGCGGTATACGATATATAATTTCCCATAGTGCGGTTTTTCGGTGCTAAGGGGCTCCAGATACTCGATTTCTCTCGATGGGGCGAATACAGCGAGTGGTCCTGATTATGCTGGTAATCACGACCACTTTGAAGTACCCCGACGCCGTCCGGTAAGCACGAATAATGCAATCAGCTCAGAACGGCGCTTCCCCCAGGGTAGAGCCGCCGAGACCCGGCTTCGAGTTTGCTGAGGTTCCAGTCAGCTACGTCGAAGAACGAGCGGAATCTGGCAGTTCGATATAGAACGAATGCCCTCAACCTATATGGAGATAGAGTGTGAACGGTACCGTATGACCGAAGACGAATCGAACTCCAAGGGGCTGATGGAGCGCCAGACCACGGGTGAAGATCGAGTGAGGATGGCCGCCCGGCAGCTG
Protein-coding sequences here:
- a CDS encoding ParA family protein gives rise to the protein MTDTNTARITVANQKGGAGKTTDVIHTGGALAARGHDVLLVDIDYHGGLTCSLGYNDLYYDTDRTTLFDVLDFDQMESVNNIIVKHEEFDILPASEKLANNKNIQTLLEAPKSRERLEMTLDELDKDYDYIIVDTPPSLNVLTDNALVATGNVVIPVIPEKLNANSLQIFAKQLSSLEQAYGDINRLAIVCNRVEQNAEHRDTIEEIKSAYSLPVFEIPKRTDLSQSIGEGVSVFGFGKENQRVEDARDLFNEIADLFDETFEKTAPEEVEA